One genomic region from Candidatus Bathyarchaeia archaeon encodes:
- a CDS encoding adenosylhomocysteinase gives MANFKVKDESLAPKGVLQIEWASRHMPVLNQIRKRFSEEKPLKGVVLGACLHVTKETAVLVDVFLAGGAKVALCGSNPLSTQDEVAAALAEKGVYVYAWRGQTTDEYYWCIERVIDQKPLITLDDGADLVSTIHSKRTDALPNVKGGTEETTTGVLRLRAMERSGTLKYAIIAVNDAYTKYLFDNRYGTGQSTIDGILRATNILLAGKNFVVCGYGWCGRGVAMRARGMGANVIVTEVNPLRALEAVMDGFRVMPISEAAKIGDIFLTTTGDINVIRKEHMEKMRDGAILANSGHFNVEISLKDLEELAASKRAVRPNLDEYVLKDGRRLYLLAEGRLVNLAAAEGHPSEVMDMSFANQALSVEYLVKGERMPPKVYPVPREIDEAVARLKLEAIGVKIDELTEEQRRYLTEWEMGTT, from the coding sequence ATGGCAAACTTTAAAGTTAAGGATGAAAGCCTAGCACCGAAAGGAGTTCTGCAAATAGAATGGGCTTCAAGACACATGCCTGTTCTAAACCAGATTAGGAAAAGGTTCAGCGAGGAAAAACCCTTAAAGGGTGTTGTGCTCGGCGCATGCTTACACGTAACAAAGGAGACAGCGGTACTGGTTGACGTTTTCCTTGCTGGAGGCGCGAAAGTTGCTCTTTGTGGCTCTAACCCGCTTTCGACACAGGATGAGGTGGCGGCGGCACTAGCGGAGAAAGGCGTCTACGTTTACGCGTGGCGTGGTCAAACAACAGACGAATACTACTGGTGCATTGAAAGGGTCATAGACCAAAAACCCCTAATAACATTGGACGACGGAGCAGACCTAGTCAGCACAATCCACAGCAAAAGAACAGACGCATTACCAAACGTTAAAGGAGGCACCGAAGAGACAACAACAGGCGTTTTGAGGCTTAGGGCCATGGAAAGGTCTGGAACCCTAAAATACGCGATAATAGCGGTTAACGACGCCTACACAAAATATTTGTTCGACAACCGTTATGGAACTGGGCAAAGCACAATAGACGGCATTTTAAGAGCGACAAACATTCTCTTGGCTGGTAAAAACTTTGTTGTCTGCGGCTATGGTTGGTGTGGCAGAGGCGTAGCCATGAGAGCAAGAGGGATGGGCGCTAACGTCATAGTGACGGAAGTAAACCCCTTAAGGGCTCTTGAAGCTGTCATGGATGGTTTCCGAGTAATGCCCATAAGCGAGGCAGCCAAGATAGGCGACATTTTCCTAACAACAACTGGCGACATAAACGTCATTAGGAAAGAGCATATGGAGAAGATGCGGGATGGAGCCATCCTCGCCAACAGTGGCCACTTCAACGTTGAAATAAGCCTAAAAGACCTTGAAGAACTGGCAGCCTCGAAAAGGGCTGTTAGACCAAACCTTGACGAATACGTGTTAAAAGATGGTAGGAGGCTTTATCTGCTAGCCGAAGGGAGACTTGTAAACCTGGCGGCTGCTGAGGGACATCCATCTGAAGTTATGGATATGTCCTTTGCAAATCAAGCCTTAAGCGTCGAATACCTTGTTAAAGGCGAGAGGATGCCGCCTAAAGTGTATCCAGTTCCGAGGGAGATAGACGAAGCTGTAGCGAGGCTTAAACTTGAGGCAATCGGCGTAAAAATAGATGAGCTGACAGAGGAGCAGAGAAGATATTTGACGGAATGGGAAATGGGCACAACTTAA
- a CDS encoding DUF99 family protein gives MPNTQKFRVIKPEIRVLGVDDGIFKPHTKGLVPVVGVVFRGGYWLDGVMHTKVRVDGFEATRKIASMIKGSPHYKQLRVIMLNGVTIAGFNVVDIKRLNADTELPVIAVTRDKPNFDEIYEALKKLPKSEERWKAILNAGELYEVPIRSGKGKIYMQTAGISEEDARKILQLTSTRSYIPEALRVAHLIASGLSTI, from the coding sequence TTGCCGAACACACAAAAGTTTCGTGTAATAAAGCCTGAAATCCGCGTTTTAGGAGTTGACGATGGAATATTTAAACCCCACACAAAAGGCTTAGTGCCTGTTGTTGGCGTTGTTTTCCGTGGCGGATACTGGCTAGACGGAGTTATGCACACAAAGGTTAGGGTTGACGGATTTGAAGCCACAAGAAAAATAGCATCTATGATAAAGGGTTCCCCCCACTACAAGCAGTTGAGAGTTATAATGCTTAACGGCGTAACCATCGCGGGCTTCAATGTAGTAGACATTAAAAGGCTTAACGCGGACACTGAACTCCCGGTAATAGCCGTTACACGGGATAAACCAAACTTTGACGAAATCTACGAAGCCTTAAAAAAACTTCCAAAAAGCGAGGAGCGTTGGAAAGCCATACTTAACGCAGGCGAACTTTACGAAGTGCCTATACGGAGCGGGAAAGGCAAGATTTACATGCAAACAGCGGGTATTTCGGAAGAAGATGCGAGAAAGATTCTGCAGTTGACATCGACGCGGAGCTACATACCCGAGGCACTCCGCGTTGCACATTTGATTGCATCAGGGCTTAGCACAATATAG
- a CDS encoding TrkA C-terminal domain-containing protein: MAGKSQKKFEEIVARFVELKDTSELMIDLAYSSLLLNSKELAEEVQKLEEYVDKLHTEFELLVLSSKFKKEEAKGFLGLIRLGVVTEKIADAAAQIAEVVLRGIEPHPVLALAIEEAEETITYTKVAENSPLVNKTLREAKIPEETGMWVLAIKRGDKCIRPKPETRIQVGDILIASGYAEGEEDLKKLAVP, translated from the coding sequence ATGGCGGGGAAAAGCCAGAAGAAATTTGAGGAAATCGTCGCACGCTTTGTAGAGCTTAAAGACACATCCGAACTAATGATTGACCTGGCTTATTCATCGCTTCTCCTAAACAGCAAGGAGCTAGCCGAAGAAGTACAAAAACTCGAAGAATACGTGGACAAGCTACACACAGAATTTGAGCTACTAGTCTTGTCCAGCAAATTCAAAAAAGAGGAAGCTAAAGGCTTTTTAGGGCTGATAAGGCTTGGCGTCGTCACAGAGAAGATAGCCGACGCGGCTGCACAAATAGCCGAGGTTGTTTTAAGAGGCATAGAACCCCACCCAGTGCTGGCACTAGCCATAGAAGAAGCTGAAGAGACAATAACATACACGAAGGTAGCGGAAAACTCGCCCTTAGTAAATAAAACTTTGCGAGAGGCTAAAATCCCAGAGGAAACAGGCATGTGGGTTCTAGCCATAAAGAGGGGAGACAAATGCATACGTCCAAAGCCAGAAACCCGAATCCAGGTGGGCGACATTCTAATTGCTTCAGGCTATGCTGAAGGCGAAGAGGATCTCAAAAAACTTGCAGTTCCATAA
- a CDS encoding transcription factor S, translating into MEFCPKCGTRLVPKKAKSEKKESLTLVCPKCGYKKRIVSEKATPKVAKIIQHNPQQQVAVISKEEQKLRTLPTVRIECPKCGNNTAYVWQVQTRGADESSTQFLRCTKCGYTFREYS; encoded by the coding sequence ATGGAATTTTGCCCAAAATGCGGAACCCGCCTTGTGCCAAAGAAGGCAAAATCTGAGAAAAAGGAATCTCTTACGCTTGTCTGCCCAAAATGCGGTTACAAAAAGCGCATAGTAAGCGAAAAAGCCACACCAAAAGTTGCAAAAATCATCCAGCACAACCCACAACAACAAGTCGCCGTAATAAGCAAGGAAGAACAAAAACTCAGAACCCTCCCAACAGTCCGAATCGAATGCCCAAAATGTGGAAACAACACGGCTTATGTATGGCAGGTGCAAACTCGCGGGGCGGATGAATCCTCAACTCAGTTCCTCCGCTGCACAAAATGTGGCTACACATTCAGAGAATACTCATAA
- a CDS encoding glycosyltransferase family 2 protein has translation MSIPKLVSIVIPVLNEEEGLQKVLDEVPKKELEKMGYKCEIIVVDGGSTDRTREIAKRNGAKVVVEPRKGYGRAYKTGFLYANGDIIVTLDGDYSYPAFLIPKLVKMLDTYRLDFISTNRLKKFTHKSFPSLHIIGNKILTHLTNLLFRVNINDSQSGMWVFRKNILDKIDLQADGMAFSEEIKVMAFKLFKAAEVPVPYRRRIGKQKLNTLMDGLKNALHLFTLRWYLAKPIPAWSPIYTTINVLENSPAPALLNLRRTIVC, from the coding sequence TTGAGCATTCCGAAACTTGTAAGCATAGTTATTCCCGTTCTAAACGAAGAAGAAGGACTGCAAAAAGTACTGGACGAAGTCCCCAAGAAAGAACTTGAAAAAATGGGCTACAAATGTGAAATAATAGTAGTAGATGGAGGGTCAACCGACCGCACCAGAGAAATAGCCAAAAGAAACGGGGCAAAAGTTGTAGTTGAACCACGCAAAGGGTACGGGAGAGCCTACAAAACCGGATTCTTATATGCAAATGGAGATATAATCGTTACATTAGATGGGGATTATTCATATCCCGCCTTCCTGATCCCAAAACTTGTTAAAATGTTAGACACCTATAGACTTGATTTCATTTCAACTAACAGATTGAAAAAATTTACCCATAAAAGCTTTCCATCACTCCACATCATTGGAAACAAAATATTAACCCACCTAACAAACCTCCTATTTAGGGTTAACATAAACGATTCGCAGTCAGGAATGTGGGTTTTCAGAAAAAACATACTAGACAAAATAGATTTGCAGGCTGACGGCATGGCATTCTCAGAGGAAATAAAGGTGATGGCATTCAAACTCTTCAAGGCAGCAGAGGTACCAGTACCTTATAGGAGGAGAATCGGAAAGCAGAAACTAAACACGTTAATGGATGGTTTAAAAAATGCGCTTCACCTATTCACTTTAAGATGGTACCTTGCCAAGCCAATCCCAGCATGGTCTCCTATCTACACAACCATAAATGTTCTGGAAAACAGTCCCGCCCCAGCGTTGCTGAACTTGAGACGAACAATTGTATGTTGA
- a CDS encoding glycosyltransferase, with product MCKASVIIITKELNSRIDETLKSLLSQNFKDYEILIVCHKNSLKELPMASVPIKVIEQPDTSRGMARNIGAANSSGEVIAFIDDDCASDEEWLQSGFKTLSESEEIGIVGGRVKAHEKLPKFSQIALNIISVPFINGWSVTFSNFKTKREVSYVPTCSAFFKKDVLEKAGGFVDTNYCEDVEICSRVRRLGYKIVYDPKVEVRHKWSIWNWHSFIKHFYNYGKGRGRAMIEYPHIGKVNISPLVALMLLLIFIPLVVLEPRLLLFILVSFAGFTVFCSFYTYHKFRKKEYLIFTPLLMVLMYLSYTIGLLAGVVGWRRK from the coding sequence ATGTGCAAAGCCTCCGTCATAATAATCACGAAGGAATTGAACTCTAGAATTGATGAGACTTTAAAATCACTTCTTAGTCAAAACTTTAAAGATTATGAAATCCTCATCGTTTGCCATAAAAACTCATTAAAAGAACTACCAATGGCCAGTGTACCGATAAAGGTTATAGAGCAACCAGACACTTCTAGAGGTATGGCGAGAAACATTGGAGCGGCAAATTCCTCCGGAGAAGTCATAGCATTCATAGATGACGATTGCGCCTCTGATGAGGAGTGGCTTCAGAGCGGTTTCAAAACATTAAGCGAGAGCGAGGAAATAGGGATTGTTGGAGGAAGAGTAAAAGCCCATGAAAAGCTTCCAAAATTTTCCCAAATCGCGCTAAACATAATCTCGGTGCCTTTTATTAATGGATGGTCCGTTACTTTTTCTAATTTCAAAACTAAACGTGAGGTCTCTTATGTGCCAACATGCAGTGCCTTTTTTAAGAAAGATGTTTTGGAGAAAGCAGGGGGTTTTGTGGACACAAATTATTGTGAGGATGTTGAAATCTGCTCAAGGGTTAGGAGGCTTGGATACAAAATAGTTTACGACCCAAAAGTTGAGGTAAGACATAAATGGAGTATATGGAACTGGCACAGTTTCATCAAACACTTTTACAACTACGGCAAAGGGAGAGGCCGAGCAATGATTGAATACCCCCATATTGGCAAAGTCAACATCTCACCCCTAGTCGCCCTTATGCTACTATTAATATTCATCCCGTTGGTCGTCCTCGAACCTAGATTACTCCTCTTTATACTCGTTTCTTTTGCAGGGTTTACAGTCTTCTGTTCTTTTTACACATACCACAAGTTCAGGAAAAAGGAATACCTAATTTTCACTCCACTCCTAATGGTTTTAATGTATTTAAGCTACACGATAGGGTTACTAGCAGGAGTTGTTGGCTGGAGAAGAAAATGA
- a CDS encoding transcriptional regulator: MVSKDQSIGGAIFIICLVIAIFYVITLFYPDWIVNLGWASSRDAVQFWLVAIPVFIAFIAIMGIGAWIGWTMATTPPPKPIEEITSEIEEEEKKEEKVEEPKETAETEEKEKGKTKK, from the coding sequence ATGGTGAGCAAAGATCAATCAATAGGGGGAGCAATATTCATCATATGCCTCGTAATAGCAATATTTTATGTGATAACACTGTTCTATCCAGACTGGATTGTGAATTTGGGCTGGGCAAGTAGCAGGGATGCTGTTCAGTTTTGGTTGGTTGCGATACCCGTTTTCATAGCTTTTATAGCCATAATGGGTATTGGCGCTTGGATAGGCTGGACAATGGCTACGACACCTCCGCCAAAGCCCATAGAAGAGATAACAAGCGAAATTGAAGAAGAGGAGAAAAAAGAGGAAAAAGTTGAGGAACCTAAAGAGACTGCGGAAACAGAGGAGAAGGAAAAGGGTAAAACCAAAAAGTAG
- a CDS encoding amidohydrolase — protein MNILIHSGTVVTMRRDEIIRDGAIAIENGTIVDVGKTEPMLRKYAIGYEKINAKGKVVIPGLINTHQHAAMSLLRGYADDLPLQEWLEKWIWPIEALMTAEDIYVGSLLTAVESIMGGTTTVNTMYHYMPGENEAKAFADAGVRGVVGHVCFSWRKNEDRRALEDLAKNWHNKAGGLIRVSVDPHAPYTVDPEYMKELKALREELDGKYGSEKAPIMWHIHVAETFDEADKIRKAFNVDVKGGIMEYLDSLGVLDERVIAAHCVALTDKDMALMKARGVKVSHNPISNLKLASGISPVPKMLEQGVTVSLGTDSPCSNNAADMFEVMKVAAILHKGVSGNPTVMSAQQVLKMATLDGARALCWENEIGSIEVGKKADLAIINFDKPHLCPLYNEFSHLVYTAKSADVETVIINGKIVMENRRLTTLNIEKVMEMVEKAKNSLLERLRRNVK, from the coding sequence TTGAACATTCTAATCCATAGCGGAACCGTAGTCACGATGCGAAGGGATGAAATAATTCGCGACGGTGCCATAGCTATAGAAAACGGGACAATAGTTGATGTTGGGAAAACTGAGCCGATGCTTCGTAAATATGCAATTGGCTATGAGAAGATAAACGCCAAAGGAAAGGTTGTGATTCCAGGGCTTATAAACACTCATCAGCATGCAGCCATGAGCCTTTTGAGGGGTTATGCCGACGATTTACCCCTTCAAGAGTGGCTTGAAAAATGGATATGGCCCATAGAAGCGTTGATGACCGCTGAAGACATTTATGTTGGCAGCTTGCTGACAGCTGTAGAATCCATAATGGGCGGTACAACAACCGTTAACACGATGTACCATTACATGCCAGGGGAGAATGAGGCGAAAGCTTTTGCAGATGCTGGTGTCAGAGGCGTTGTTGGGCATGTTTGCTTTTCATGGAGGAAGAATGAGGATAGAAGGGCGCTGGAAGACTTAGCCAAAAACTGGCATAATAAGGCTGGGGGGCTTATCCGCGTAAGTGTTGACCCCCATGCGCCTTACACCGTTGACCCAGAATATATGAAGGAGCTGAAGGCTTTACGCGAGGAACTCGATGGGAAGTATGGTTCTGAAAAGGCGCCAATTATGTGGCACATTCATGTGGCAGAAACATTTGACGAGGCTGACAAGATACGGAAAGCCTTCAATGTTGATGTTAAAGGCGGCATAATGGAGTATTTGGACTCTTTAGGCGTTTTAGACGAGCGTGTTATCGCAGCGCACTGTGTGGCACTAACAGATAAGGATATGGCGTTAATGAAAGCCAGAGGCGTTAAGGTTTCCCACAACCCAATTTCGAATCTTAAGCTTGCTTCAGGCATAAGTCCCGTTCCAAAAATGCTGGAGCAAGGCGTAACGGTCTCGCTTGGCACAGACAGTCCATGTTCCAATAATGCTGCGGACATGTTTGAGGTTATGAAGGTGGCAGCCATACTTCATAAGGGGGTAAGCGGAAATCCGACGGTGATGTCTGCCCAGCAAGTTTTGAAAATGGCAACTTTGGATGGGGCTAGGGCTCTTTGCTGGGAGAATGAGATAGGCTCAATAGAAGTGGGGAAAAAGGCTGATTTAGCCATCATAAACTTTGATAAGCCGCACCTATGCCCACTCTATAATGAGTTTAGCCATCTTGTTTATACTGCAAAATCGGCGGATGTTGAAACCGTCATAATAAATGGAAAAATAGTGATGGAAAACAGACGCCTAACAACATTAAATATTGAGAAGGTTATGGAAATGGTGGAGAAAGCCAAAAATAGCCTTTTGGAAAGGCTTAGGCGCAACGTTAAATAA
- the pcn gene encoding proliferating cell nuclear antigen (pcna): MFKLKVSDAKLLRDMATAISILVDEATFQITPEALKLRAMDPSRVAMVDFEWPKTVFEEYVCTEPTKMCINISELLKLLKRAGKDEVIELALDEKTGRLQVKITGKYTRNFTMPTLEASEEEVPTPKITFNVRAKATTDGLRQAVEDAELVSDHVRIEADNEKLVFQATGDLMGATIELKKGSDALLDLETKEPSKATFSLSYLSEIIKAASATSDIATLEFSTDMPIKIDFQQAKEGKLTFYLAPRIETA, encoded by the coding sequence GTGTTTAAGCTTAAAGTTTCAGACGCCAAGCTTTTAAGGGACATGGCAACAGCCATATCCATCCTCGTTGATGAAGCCACATTCCAAATAACACCAGAAGCCCTAAAACTTAGGGCGATGGACCCGTCCCGCGTCGCCATGGTTGACTTCGAATGGCCAAAAACAGTCTTTGAGGAGTACGTCTGCACAGAGCCAACAAAAATGTGCATAAACATAAGCGAATTGTTAAAGCTTTTGAAAAGAGCTGGAAAGGACGAGGTTATTGAGCTAGCTTTAGACGAGAAAACGGGACGCTTACAGGTAAAAATAACTGGGAAGTATACGCGGAACTTTACAATGCCAACCCTTGAAGCATCAGAGGAGGAAGTGCCAACGCCAAAAATAACATTTAATGTCAGAGCAAAAGCCACAACAGATGGCCTACGCCAAGCAGTGGAAGACGCCGAACTTGTAAGCGACCATGTACGCATAGAGGCAGACAATGAAAAACTGGTTTTCCAAGCCACAGGCGACCTAATGGGCGCCACAATAGAACTTAAAAAGGGAAGCGACGCCCTACTAGACCTAGAAACAAAAGAACCATCAAAGGCTACATTCAGCCTAAGCTACCTCTCAGAAATAATCAAGGCGGCGTCAGCCACATCAGACATAGCAACCCTAGAATTCTCAACAGACATGCCAATAAAAATAGACTTCCAACAAGCAAAAGAGGGAAAACTAACCTTCTACCTAGCACCAAGAATAGAAACAGCCTAA
- a CDS encoding DNA primase large subunit PriL, which translates to MQLATVKFTKNDLAKYPFLKEAAEYVKTLDLKIEDLASPEFTQILERAEERVEEAILYAMVTRKTKNEEVEILSFPTAIMLAAATQNPFIKRRYALAEAKQAYNNMKNEPPEKILAIANNFQWKIAVDTGMEMPYQFKLHFTHYLKNTTNLREKKWKLVNRLLKNGNVYLTLNETARLLSEEIRRYVEKRLEIKDLPELPQKITEIVEKIKSLTLEKVSKAEIEGIPKTVNKDAFPPCIKALYDAASKGRHISHIGRFTLTSFLVNIGIPTENVIELFRNFSDFNERMTRYQVEHIAGERGSRTKYKPPKCDTLKTHGLCIELDETCRKANHPVIYYKRKIKERE; encoded by the coding sequence ATGCAACTCGCCACAGTCAAATTCACAAAAAATGACTTGGCTAAATATCCATTCCTAAAAGAGGCAGCGGAATACGTAAAAACCTTAGACCTAAAAATCGAAGACTTAGCTAGCCCAGAATTCACCCAAATTCTAGAACGCGCCGAGGAAAGAGTTGAAGAAGCAATATTATATGCCATGGTAACTAGGAAAACCAAAAACGAGGAAGTCGAAATCCTATCGTTCCCAACAGCAATAATGCTCGCAGCAGCCACCCAAAACCCATTCATAAAAAGAAGATACGCCCTAGCAGAAGCCAAACAAGCCTACAACAATATGAAAAACGAACCTCCAGAAAAAATTTTGGCAATAGCAAATAACTTCCAATGGAAAATTGCAGTAGACACAGGTATGGAAATGCCATACCAGTTTAAGCTCCATTTCACCCACTACCTCAAAAACACAACAAATTTGCGAGAGAAGAAATGGAAACTGGTAAACCGATTGCTAAAAAATGGAAACGTCTACCTAACATTAAACGAAACCGCAAGACTCCTAAGCGAAGAAATCAGAAGGTATGTAGAAAAACGCTTGGAAATAAAGGATTTACCGGAACTCCCACAAAAAATAACGGAGATAGTTGAAAAAATTAAGAGTTTGACACTTGAAAAGGTTAGCAAAGCAGAAATAGAGGGCATCCCAAAAACCGTGAATAAAGACGCTTTCCCACCATGCATAAAAGCGCTCTACGACGCCGCCTCAAAAGGACGCCACATATCCCACATAGGAAGATTCACTCTAACATCCTTCCTCGTAAACATAGGAATACCAACCGAAAACGTAATTGAACTTTTCAGAAACTTTTCAGACTTCAACGAGCGCATGACCCGATACCAAGTGGAACACATAGCAGGAGAAAGAGGCTCAAGAACCAAATACAAACCACCAAAATGCGACACGCTCAAAACACATGGATTATGCATAGAACTGGACGAAACCTGCAGAAAAGCAAACCATCCCGTAATCTATTACAAAAGGAAAATCAAGGAAAGGGAATAG
- a CDS encoding right-handed parallel beta-helix repeat-containing protein — protein MDKTRLVATVLIAIGCLVVFEEYQLVSLWAEHDELAAKHASLLGQYNQLIANHSFLYEQHNELAAKHAILASKPVEASYVIFRDGELVKAKNGLTGEIDFSGTDASKVIQSALDSLTPNRTWVEKVAVVGSFTLSSKICVSGYTFLDLSQANLTLANNVNDNMIEASGWYFTIAGGTLNGNGANQTRGSAIFVKGEAQRFFIGYGMRIFGAKEHGIHLEGEPDRYVGVGVLVDIIIESCDGSGILSAAWSADHIFSRLNCGGNGGSGICLSSSGANLIVDSLFWNNFKGVDIYHSMENVVVGNRIDFNICGICIAFGSSRNLVIGNELHGNEEHIRVESDAGSGNIIRENRGYVAENSGTAVFSGDGETTSFPIPHGLDETPRSWSVEAASADAMGSRYVTANATHLIVTYAAPPPPGNDNVVLVWRAET, from the coding sequence TTGGATAAGACTAGATTAGTGGCAACCGTTTTGATTGCAATTGGTTGTCTAGTTGTCTTTGAGGAGTATCAACTTGTTTCCTTGTGGGCAGAGCACGACGAATTGGCAGCCAAACATGCCTCTTTACTCGGGCAATACAACCAATTGATTGCTAATCATTCCTTTCTGTATGAGCAGCACAACGAACTGGCAGCCAAACATGCAATTTTAGCCTCAAAACCCGTTGAAGCCTCCTATGTAATATTTAGGGATGGAGAGCTTGTTAAAGCTAAAAATGGTTTGACAGGTGAAATAGACTTCAGTGGAACAGATGCCAGTAAAGTGATACAGTCGGCGCTTGATTCATTAACGCCTAACAGAACTTGGGTGGAAAAGGTAGCCGTTGTAGGCTCGTTCACTTTATCCTCAAAAATATGCGTTTCTGGATACACTTTTCTCGATTTAAGCCAAGCAAACTTAACCCTCGCGAACAACGTTAACGATAACATGATTGAAGCCTCTGGATGGTACTTCACAATAGCCGGAGGCACTTTGAATGGAAATGGAGCCAATCAAACAAGGGGTTCAGCCATATTTGTAAAAGGGGAAGCCCAAAGGTTCTTCATAGGCTATGGAATGAGAATATTCGGCGCCAAAGAACACGGCATTCACCTTGAAGGTGAACCAGATAGATATGTAGGTGTTGGAGTTCTTGTGGACATAATAATTGAAAGTTGCGATGGAAGTGGCATTCTTTCCGCCGCGTGGAGCGCAGACCACATTTTCAGCAGACTCAACTGTGGCGGAAATGGGGGCAGCGGAATCTGCCTATCATCTTCAGGAGCCAACCTCATAGTGGACTCTTTGTTTTGGAACAACTTCAAAGGCGTTGATATTTACCATAGCATGGAGAATGTCGTTGTTGGAAACAGGATAGACTTTAACATTTGTGGAATCTGCATAGCTTTTGGCTCATCCAGAAACCTTGTGATCGGAAATGAATTGCACGGCAATGAAGAGCATATTCGAGTGGAGTCAGACGCTGGAAGTGGAAATATTATACGGGAAAACAGAGGCTACGTCGCCGAGAACAGTGGAACAGCAGTATTCAGTGGAGACGGAGAAACAACTTCCTTTCCAATCCCACATGGCTTAGATGAAACCCCAAGAAGCTGGAGTGTTGAGGCAGCATCAGCGGATGCGATGGGCAGCAGATATGTAACCGCAAACGCCACACACTTAATTGTAACATATGCTGCTCCTCCGCCTCCAGGAAACGACAATGTGGTTTTAGTTTGGCGAGCGGAGACATAG
- a CDS encoding glycosyltransferase family 4 protein, with translation MKILMISGGRGGVYKFTYEVVSRLSREGYSFFVTFITGSKNLINSQLKNVPFIFLNDLTNLGNIVSFLRNFDIIHSNFAAPIPFLSIMRKPIVFTCHGLPQPWLEIEFKEKLLFNIEKLMFSQGIKKATTVVSVSKFVRNQIASAYNIPSRVIYHGINLEDYRYIMHNKSECKKILHFNPQEKIILYVGKLHPYKDPTTLVKSFGIIAKKLNKIRLILVGTGKLRFQILKLAKNFQVLDKITIRSQLRLDELALLYRAADVFVLPSINEAFGMVILEAMASGTPCIVSNSGACPEIVQDCGLIFEQGNYLDLAEKILQVLENNNLAQTLASKGYERARKVFSWEKAVAQYEELYSCLIK, from the coding sequence ATGAAGATTTTAATGATTTCAGGTGGCAGGGGTGGCGTATATAAGTTTACCTATGAAGTAGTCAGTAGACTTTCAAGAGAAGGTTACAGTTTTTTTGTAACCTTCATAACAGGAAGCAAGAATTTGATTAATTCCCAGCTTAAAAATGTTCCATTCATATTTTTAAACGACTTAACAAATTTGGGAAATATAGTATCCTTTTTAAGAAATTTTGACATTATTCACTCAAATTTCGCTGCACCAATACCGTTTCTCTCAATTATGAGGAAGCCAATAGTGTTTACTTGTCATGGTTTGCCCCAGCCTTGGCTAGAGATAGAGTTTAAGGAAAAACTTCTTTTTAACATTGAAAAGCTCATGTTTTCGCAAGGCATCAAAAAAGCTACAACTGTAGTATCGGTTTCAAAATTCGTTCGAAACCAAATTGCGTCAGCCTATAACATTCCTTCACGAGTAATATACCATGGGATAAACCTTGAAGACTACCGTTACATAATGCATAATAAATCAGAATGTAAGAAAATTCTACATTTTAATCCTCAAGAAAAGATAATACTCTATGTTGGCAAACTTCACCCTTATAAAGACCCCACGACGCTTGTAAAATCTTTTGGCATAATAGCGAAGAAACTAAACAAGATTAGGCTAATTTTAGTGGGCACTGGGAAATTGCGTTTCCAAATACTTAAACTTGCTAAAAATTTCCAAGTTTTAGATAAAATCACTATACGCAGTCAACTAAGATTAGATGAGCTTGCCCTCTTGTATCGCGCCGCCGACGTCTTTGTTCTCCCATCTATAAACGAAGCCTTCGGCATGGTAATCCTAGAGGCTATGGCATCCGGCACCCCATGCATCGTATCTAACAGTGGAGCATGTCCAGAAATAGTGCAAGACTGCGGGCTAATTTTTGAGCAAGGAAATTACCTAGACCTTGCTGAAAAAATTCTCCAAGTTTTGGAGAACAACAACTTAGCGCAAACATTGGCCTCAAAAGGCTATGAAAGGGCTAGAAAAGTTTTTTCATGGGAAAAGGCTGTTGCCCAATACGAGGAACTCTACTCTTGTCTTATAAAGTGA